The DNA window CGCCCGGCGGCGCACGCCGCGCTGGCCGCCGAGCACCGCCGCGCCGGCCTGCGCGGCGACCCGGCCCGCTACGGCGAGTCGCAGACCGCCCTGCTCGCCCTCCTGGCCCTGGCCTGGGCCGACGCCGCGCTGCTCGGCTCCGGGCCGCACCTCGCCGACGCGCTCGACGTCCTGACCAGGCTGCGCGTGGAGGTCACGGCCGGGCAGCAGCTCGACCTGGCCGGCACCGCCGCCGGCGCGGACACCGGCCGGACCAGGACCATCGCGCTCTACAAGTCGGCCAAGTACACCATCGAGCGCCCCCTGCACCTCGGGCACGCGGTGGCGGGCGGCGAGCCGGCGGCCCGGCGGGCGCTCAGCGCGTACGCGCTGCCGCTGGGGGAGGCGTTCCAGCTCCGCGACGACGTCCTCGGCGTCTTCGGCGACCCGGGCCGCACCGGCAAGCCCGCCGGCGACCTGCGCCAGGGCAAGCCCAACCACCTGGTCGCCGCCGCCAAGGAACGCACCGGGCCGCGCGGCGCCGCGCTCCTCGACACGGTCGCCACCGAGGAGGACGCGGCCGCGGCCCGCGAGCTGATCGTCTCCTGCGGCGCGCTGGACGCGGCGGAGCGGCGCATCGCCGCCCTGGCCGGGGAGGCCGTCGAGGCCCTCGACGCGCTGCCCGGCCTGCCCGGCGACGCCCGCGCCGCGCTCACCGAGCTGACCGTCCTCGCCACCGACAGGAGCCGCTGATGCCCCGGACCGGACCCACGGTGGTGATCGGCGCGGGCCTCGCCGGCCTCGCCGCCGCCGTACGGCTGGCCGCGGCCGGCCGCGAGGTCACCGTCGTCGAGGCCAGGGACGAGCCGGGCGGCTGCTGCGGGAGCGCCAGGCTCGGCCCGTACCGGTTCGACACCGGCCCGTCCGTGCTGACCATGCCCGGCGTGCTCGCCGACACCTTCGGCGCGGCGGGGGAGGAGCTGCGCGACTGGCTGCCGCTGCGCCGCCTCGACCCGGCGTACCGTATGGCCTTCCACGACGGCTCCCACCTGGACCTCACCACGGACGGCGCGGTCATGGCCGAGCGGGTGCGGGAGCTGTGCGGGCCCGCCGAGGCCGCCCGCTACCTGCGGTACCGGCGGCTGCTCGGCGAGCTGTTCGCGGCGGAGTGGCCCGCGTTCATCGACGCGGACATGACCAGGCTGGGCAGCCTCGCCCGCCCGCTCGCGCTGGCCAGGCTCGCCGCGCTCGGCGGCTTCCGCCGCCTGGACCGGCTCGCCGCCCGCCACCTCACCGACGAGCGGCTGATCAGGGCCCACACCTTCCAGTCCCTGTACGTCGGCCTGTCCCCGCAGCGCGCCCTCGGCATCTACGCCGTCGTCGCGCACATGGACACCGTCGGCGGCGTGTACTTCCCCGAGCGCGGCGGCATGCACGCCATCCCGTCCGCGCTGGCCGCCCTGCTGGAGAAGCTGGGCGCCCCCGTCCGGTACGCGGCCCGCGCCCGCGAGGTCCAGACCGATCGGGACGGCGTCGCCGGCGTCCTCCTGGAGGACGGCGAACGCCTGCCGGCCGCGCACGTGGTCGTCGCCTGCGACCGGTACGCGGCCCGTCGGCTGCTGCCCGGCCGGGCCGCCGACTGGCGGATGCGCCGCCCCCGCTTCTCGCCGTCCTGCCTCGTCGTCCACACCGGGCTGGAGCGCCCGCCGGCCGGGCAGGCGCACCACACGCTGCACTTCGGGCGGGCGTGGCGGGAGACGTTCGCGGCGCTGGAGTCGGGCCGGCCACAGCCGGACCCGAGCCTGCTCGTCACCTGCCCCGCCACCGACGAGGACGCCGCGCCACCGGGGCACGCGACGCTCAGCGTCCTGGAGCCCGCGCCCAACCTGGAGGCCGCCGACTGGGACCGGCTCCGCCCTCGCCTGGAGGAGCGGCTGCTCGGCCGGCTGGCCGCGCTCGGCTACGGCGACCTGTCCGGGGCGCCCCGGCTCGTCCTCGACCCGCCCGCGTGGGCCGCGCTCGGGCACACCGCGGGCACCCCGTTCGCGCTCGACCACCGCTTCACCCAGACGGCGTGGCTGCGCCCGTCCGGCGCCGCCCGGCGGGTGCCCGGACTGCACTTCGCCGGCATGCACACCGCACCGGGCGTCGGGGTCCCCCCGGTGCTCATCTCCGGCCGGCTCGCCGCCGAACGCATCCTGACCTCGTGAAGGGCACCCGTTGACTCTCACCGCCAGCTACGAACGCTGCCGCCAGTTGCACGCCCGTTACGGCCGCTCCTACTACCTGGCCACGCTGCTGCTGCCCGCGTGGAAGCGCCGCCACGTCCACGCGCTGTACGGTTTCGCCCGCTACGCCGACGAGATCGTCGACTCCTTCACCATGACCGCCGACCGGCGGGCGGCGCTAGACGAGCTCTGCGCGCGTACCGGCCGGGGGCTGGCCGGCGAGCCCGTCGCCGATCCGGTGCTGCCCGCGTTCCTGCACACCGTGCGCTCGTTCGGGATCGCGCACGGCGACGTGGACGCCTTCCTCGCCGCGATGCGCGCCGACCTGTCGGTCACCGGCTACGACACCTACGACGACCTGCTCGGCTACATGGAGGGGTCGGCGGCCGTCATCGGCACCATGATGCTGCCGGTGCTGGAGGCGCTGCCCGGCGAGGAGGCCGCCGCGAGGGAGCCCGCCCGCCAGCTCGGCCTGGCCTTCCAGCTCACGAACTTCCTGCGCGACGTGGCCGAGGACCACGCCCGCGGGCGGGTCTACCTGCCCGCCAAGGACCTCGCCGCGTACGGCGTCGAGCCCGCCGACCTGGGCCGGCCGCGGACCGGGCGGGCGGTGCGCGAGCTGCTGGCCTTCGAGGCGGGGCGGGCCCGCGAGCACTACCGGGCCGCGGCGAGAGGCGTCGACCTGCTGGTGCCCTCGTCCCGGCCGTGCGTGCGCGCGGCCGTCGAGCTGTACGGAGGAATCCTCGTCGCGATCGAGCGCGGCGGCTACGCGGTGCTGGAACGGCGGGTACGGGTCCCGCGCCACCGCAGGGCCGCCGCCTTCGCCCGCCACCTGCTGGCCTCCGCCGAGGCGGGCCGCCTCGAACGCCGCGTCCGCCTGGACCTCCCATGACCGGCGCCGACGCCGTCCGGGCAGGCCGGCGGGACGCGGTGGTGCTGGACGCGATGGGCGGCGACCACGGGCCCGCCGAGACGGTGGCGGGGGCGGTGACGGCCTGGCGGGAGCACGGGGTGCCGGTCGTCCTCGCCGGCCGCGCGCCGGACCTCGCCCGCGAGCTGGCCGCCCACGACGCCGCCGGTGAGATCCCGGTCGTGCACGCCCCCGACGTCGTGCCCATGACCGAGCGCGGCGCGGGCGGCGCCGCCCTGCCCGCCTCCAGCCTGGCCGTGGGCTGCGGCCTGGTCGGCGAGGGCGAGGCCGCCGCGTTCGTGTCGGCCGGCTCGACCGGCGCGGTGGTCGCCCAGGCCGTACGGCGGATCGGCCGGGCCGAGGGCGTCCTGCGTCCCGCGCTCGCCGTCGCGCTGCCGTCGCTGCCCGGCGGCGCGAGCGTGCTCGTGGACGCGGGCGCCACCGCCGACCCGACGCCGGAGATGATGGCCCAGTTCGCGCTGCTCGGCGCCGGGTACGCCCGCGCCGTGCTGGGCGTGCCCGACCCGGTGGCGGGGCTGCTGTCGATCGGCTCGGAACCCGGCAAGGGCAACCGGCTGGCCCGGCGGGCCGAGGAGCTGCTGCGCGGCCTGCCGATGCGCTTCCACGGCAACATCGAGGGCCACGACGTGCTGTCCGGCGCGGTGGACGTCATCGTCACCGACGGCTTCACCGGCAACGTCGTGCTCAAGAACGTCGAAGGGTGCGTGCGGACCGCGCTCGCCATGGTCGCGCGGGCCGGCATCGCCGAGCCGGGCGCGCTGGCGGGGGTGGCCCGCCGCTACGACCCGCAGACGCACGGCGGGGCGGCGCTGCTGGGGCTGCGCGGCACCGTGATCGTCGCCCACGGCTCCTCGACCGCCGCCACCATCGCCCGCGCCTGCGTGGTCGCCCACTCCCTGTCCTGCTTGGAACCGGCGTGATGCTCCGTCCCCGGTCAGGAGGTCAGGGGGTCGGAGCCGTTCCAGGCGCCTTCGCTCCCGTACGGGATGAACCGGGCGAACAGCTCCTCGCTGTACCAGCCGTCCGCGCGCACCCGGGCCACCACCCGCAGATGCTCGTCGTCCCCGTAGGCGAAGCGGCGCATCGCCGCCGCGTCCCGCCACAGGGAGAACGTCGCCTGCCGGGCCAGCGGCCACTCGCCGATCCCGACCGAGGCCAGGCAGCCGTCCTGGCGGGCCAGCAGCCGGTCCACGGGCGGCACCGACCGGTAGAAGGCCGCCAGCCGCCGCGCCCTGATCGAGGCCCGCGTGAGCACGGCGACCGGCCCGTCCCCGCCCTGCCTGACGCCGCCCTGCGGGAAGGGGTCGCGGCCGCCCCAGGTGCCGCGCGAGGCCAGCGGCGCGAGGCGGACCTGCCACCGCTCGGCCGCCTCCGCCCGCCACCGCGCCGCGATGGGCGATTCGCGCAGGAACGCCTCCAGGTCGGCCTCCTCCCGCCAGACCGCGAACAGCGCCCACCGGCGCAGGTCCGCGCCCAGCGACATCGACCGGCCGCGCCCGGTCCCGAGCAGCCGCCAGAACGTGAGCCCGCCGGTGCGCCGCAGCAGCGGGCGGTCGAAGGCCATGTGACGCATGGCGTCCGCGGAGTCATACCGGATGAGATGGAACGAGGCCATGGACGTGCTGGTGATGTCGGTCATCGTCGGCTACCTGCTGGGGTCGGTCCCGGTGGCGGTGCTGCTGGCGCGCGGGCACGGGTTCGACCCGCGCGCCGTGGGCGACCGCAACCCGGGCTTCTGGAACGTCAAGGAGCAGCTCGGCTGGCGGGCCGCCGTGCCGGTGTTCGCCGGTGACACGCTGAAGGGCGTGCTGGCGGCGCTGGCCGCGCTGGTGGTCAGCGGCGGGCACACGACCGCCGCCGGCGCGGTGACGGGGGACAGCGTCCTGCCCGTGTACCTGGCGGTGGCGGCCGCGATGGCGGGGCACGCCTGGCCGGTGTTCGCCGGGTTCAGGGGCGGGCGGTCGATCCTGACCTTCGCCGGCGGGGTCGCGGTCATCTGCCCTCCCGGGTTCGCGCTGGCGGTCGCGGTGCTGGTGGCCGTGGCGCTGGCGGCGCGGTCGTTCGCGGTGGGGGCGCGGGTGGCGGTGTTCGGCGTGCCCGTCCTGCAGCTGCTGTTCCTCCCGGCCGAGCTGGTGGCGGGGACGGGGGCGCTGATGTGCCTCATCGGCCTGCGCTTCGGGCAGGCCGCGCTGTCGGGCCGCCGGGAGTGAAGCCGGCCCCGCCGGATTGGGCGTGGGCGGGGTAGGTCCTGCCGGGTTGGGTGCGGGCGGGTTGGGTGCGGGCGGGTTGGGCGTGGGCGGGGTAGGTGCGTCCGCGCCACTCGCGCACCGGGCGGAGCGTCGCCTGGGTGAGGCGGACGGCGGCGGCCGGGTCCAGCAGCGGGGACAGCAGCAGGCCCACGCCCGGCCGGCGGTAGCTGCCCCGCAGCGCGCCGGTCAGCAGCAGGCGCACCGCGAGCAGCGCCGCGTCCAGCTTCGTCGGACGGCCGGCGGCCAGGCGCAGCACCGGCAGCGCCGCCGTCAGCCAGATCACCGCGAGGTCGGCGGCCCGCCAGCCGGCGCCGGTCACGTCCGCGAGCGGCAGCGAACGGCCCCACTCGCGCCACAGCTCGGGAGTCGAGTCGTGCATGTCGACCTCCAGCAGCGCGCCGCCGTCCAGGAAACCGACCCGCCAGCCGCGCCCCGCCAGGAACCGGGCGAGAGCCACGTCGTCCGTCATGTGCCCGCGTACGGCGGCGAACCCGTCGATCTCCGTCATCGCCGTACGGCGGAAGGCCAGGCACTGGCCGTTGGCCAGGATCCGGTGCGGCGGGGGCGGCGTCGCCGGGCCGACGGGGCCGAACCGGTAGACGAGCGTGGCCAGCATCGAGGCGTGCAGGGCCTGTTCGAGCGGGCCGTCGCAGGCGAACCGGGGGGCGGCGCTGACCAGGTCGTGCTCGTCCAGAGCACGGGCCAGCGCGCCGAACAGGCCGGGCTCCGGGCGCGTGTCCGCGTCGAGGGTCACGACGACGTCGCCGCGGGCGGCGGCCACGCCCTGCCGCAGCGCCCACTGCTTGCCGACCCACCCCGGAGGGAGCGGCTCGCCCCGTACGACGGCCGCACCCAGCCCGGCGGCCAGCGCGGCGGTGCCGTCGGTGGAGCGGTCGTCCACGACGATCACCTCCATGACGGCCGGGTCGGCGAGCGCGGCCCGCAGGCACGGCCCGATCCTCGCCGCCTCGTTCCGCGCGGGCACCACGACGGAGATCCCCCCGCCCTGGCCGGTGTGGCCGGCCGCCCCGTTCCCCGCGGTGGTCGTTCGGAGCGGAGGGAGGCGCCGGCGCCCCCGAGAGAGGCGCGCGAGCACGACCCCCGCGGCCACCACCTGCGCCCCCGTCACCAGTCCGCCTCTCATCGGCCTGTTCCTCCTCCTTGGGACGTCGTGCGGGGGTGGGGGAAGTCGTGGCCGACCAGGTCGGTGACGATGTGGGCGCCCAGGGTCACCATGGGGAGGCCGCCGCCGGGGTGGGCGGTGCCGCCGACCACGTACAGGCCGCGTTCCGGCCCCCGGTTCCCCGGCCGCAGGAACGGCGCGAGCCGCCCCCGGTACGCGCTGCCGTAGATCGCCCCCGCCCAGGCCCCGTACCGGTCGCGCAGGTCGGCGGGCGTCATGACGTCCACGAAGCGCAGCCGCCCGGCCAGGTCGAGCCCGCGTCCGGCGAGGCGTTCCAGCACCAGGTCCCGGTAGGCGTCCACGCCGACGCGCCACCGGCCGGGGTCGCGGGCGGGCACGTTGACCAGCATCGTCAGGTTCTCGGCCCCGGCCGGCGCCTGGCCGGGGTCGTCGACCGCGGAGCAGCCCACGTACACGGTGGGGTCGGCCGGCGGTTCGCGCCGGTCGAAGATGTCGGCGAACTCCCGCTCGTAGTCGCCGGAGAAGATCACCGTGTGGTGCGCCAGCCCGGGGGTGCGCCCCTCGACCCCGGCCATCAGCAGGAACGCCGACGACGACGGCCCGAGCCTGGCGAGCCGCCGGAACCGCCGCCGGTCCGGCAGCAGGCGACCGTAGAGCGCGGCGGCGTCCACGTTGGCCACCACGACGTCGGCCCGTTCGCAGCCGCCGCCCGCGAGCCGCACCCCGGTGACCCGCCCGCTGGACGTGGTGACCGCCTCGACGGGCGCGGACAGGTGCACGTCCACCCCGGCCTCCTTCAGCAGCGCCGCCAGGTCCTCGGCGAGCCGGGGCAGGCCGCCGGGCACGTACCAGCCGCCCTGGCCGTGCTCCAGCGCGGGCACGCAGGCGAGCGCGGCCGGCGCCCGGTACGGGCTGGACCCGGCGTAGGTGGCGTAGCGGCCGACGTACTGGCGCAGGCGCGGGTCGCGGAAGAAGCGGCGGGCGAGCCCGTCGAGGGTGCGGGCGGGCGCGACGGCGAGCAGGTCGCGCGGCCGGGCCTCGCGGGGCGGCCGGCCGAGCGGCCCGGCGAAGAACGTACGGCCCGCGGCCCGCAGGCATCCCTCTGCCCAGGCGTGGAAGGCCCGCCAGGCCGCGCCCTCGCCCGGCGTGAGCCGTTCGACCTCGGCCGCCATGAGGTCAGGGTCGCGGTGGGCGGTCAGCACGCTGCCGTCGGCGAACCGGTAGCGGCACAGCTCGGCCGGCTCGATCATCTCGCGCTCCAGCCCGAGCTCGCGGAAGATCGCGGGCATGGTGAGCAGCGACGGCCCCATGGAGAAGGTGAACCCGTCCCGCCGGTGCTCGGCCAGCTTGCCGCCGAGCCGGGGCAGCTGCTCGTACAGCCGGACCCGGTGCCCCCGGCGGGCCAGCAGCAGCGCGGACGCCATGCCCCCGACGCCGCCGCCGATCACGATCACTTCTGCCACAGCCGCCTCCACGCGAGCGCGGCGAACGCGCCCATCGACATGCCCCCGGCCGCGGCGACCAGCGGGTCCGGCGGCTGGAAGACCGCCGCGAACCCGATCGTCTCCATGACCGCCATCGTGGTGTAGACGCCCACCAGGCCGCGGGACGGGCGCGGGCCGCCGCCCAGTGTCCGTTCCAGCAGCAGCATGACCAGCGCGGACACCAGCAGCCAGCCCGCGAAGTTGGTCAGCGGGATGCCCCGGTAGGCGCCCTGCTCGGCCCACGTCCACAGGCCGAGCCCGACCATCTGCGGGTCGA is part of the Nonomuraea coxensis DSM 45129 genome and encodes:
- a CDS encoding polyprenyl synthetase family protein codes for the protein MTIVTSHTVTPAGGAGNGRVRHLVDQRLGELLDQELARLGFLGEEGVDLVRRHLAAFARDGGKRLRPAFVYWGHRAAGGTAADLGRVLNAACAVELVHVAALLLDDVMDEAQERRGRPAAHAALAAEHRRAGLRGDPARYGESQTALLALLALAWADAALLGSGPHLADALDVLTRLRVEVTAGQQLDLAGTAAGADTGRTRTIALYKSAKYTIERPLHLGHAVAGGEPAARRALSAYALPLGEAFQLRDDVLGVFGDPGRTGKPAGDLRQGKPNHLVAAAKERTGPRGAALLDTVATEEDAAAARELIVSCGALDAAERRIAALAGEAVEALDALPGLPGDARAALTELTVLATDRSR
- a CDS encoding phytoene desaturase family protein, producing MPRTGPTVVIGAGLAGLAAAVRLAAAGREVTVVEARDEPGGCCGSARLGPYRFDTGPSVLTMPGVLADTFGAAGEELRDWLPLRRLDPAYRMAFHDGSHLDLTTDGAVMAERVRELCGPAEAARYLRYRRLLGELFAAEWPAFIDADMTRLGSLARPLALARLAALGGFRRLDRLAARHLTDERLIRAHTFQSLYVGLSPQRALGIYAVVAHMDTVGGVYFPERGGMHAIPSALAALLEKLGAPVRYAARAREVQTDRDGVAGVLLEDGERLPAAHVVVACDRYAARRLLPGRAADWRMRRPRFSPSCLVVHTGLERPPAGQAHHTLHFGRAWRETFAALESGRPQPDPSLLVTCPATDEDAAPPGHATLSVLEPAPNLEAADWDRLRPRLEERLLGRLAALGYGDLSGAPRLVLDPPAWAALGHTAGTPFALDHRFTQTAWLRPSGAARRVPGLHFAGMHTAPGVGVPPVLISGRLAAERILTS
- a CDS encoding phytoene/squalene synthase family protein, translating into MTLTASYERCRQLHARYGRSYYLATLLLPAWKRRHVHALYGFARYADEIVDSFTMTADRRAALDELCARTGRGLAGEPVADPVLPAFLHTVRSFGIAHGDVDAFLAAMRADLSVTGYDTYDDLLGYMEGSAAVIGTMMLPVLEALPGEEAAAREPARQLGLAFQLTNFLRDVAEDHARGRVYLPAKDLAAYGVEPADLGRPRTGRAVRELLAFEAGRAREHYRAAARGVDLLVPSSRPCVRAAVELYGGILVAIERGGYAVLERRVRVPRHRRAAAFARHLLASAEAGRLERRVRLDLP
- a CDS encoding phosphate acyltransferase, producing the protein MTGADAVRAGRRDAVVLDAMGGDHGPAETVAGAVTAWREHGVPVVLAGRAPDLARELAAHDAAGEIPVVHAPDVVPMTERGAGGAALPASSLAVGCGLVGEGEAAAFVSAGSTGAVVAQAVRRIGRAEGVLRPALAVALPSLPGGASVLVDAGATADPTPEMMAQFALLGAGYARAVLGVPDPVAGLLSIGSEPGKGNRLARRAEELLRGLPMRFHGNIEGHDVLSGAVDVIVTDGFTGNVVLKNVEGCVRTALAMVARAGIAEPGALAGVARRYDPQTHGGAALLGLRGTVIVAHGSSTAATIARACVVAHSLSCLEPA
- a CDS encoding spheroidene monooxygenase → MAFDRPLLRRTGGLTFWRLLGTGRGRSMSLGADLRRWALFAVWREEADLEAFLRESPIAARWRAEAAERWQVRLAPLASRGTWGGRDPFPQGGVRQGGDGPVAVLTRASIRARRLAAFYRSVPPVDRLLARQDGCLASVGIGEWPLARQATFSLWRDAAAMRRFAYGDDEHLRVVARVRADGWYSEELFARFIPYGSEGAWNGSDPLTS
- a CDS encoding glycerol-3-phosphate acyltransferase, which produces MRWNEAMDVLVMSVIVGYLLGSVPVAVLLARGHGFDPRAVGDRNPGFWNVKEQLGWRAAVPVFAGDTLKGVLAALAALVVSGGHTTAAGAVTGDSVLPVYLAVAAAMAGHAWPVFAGFRGGRSILTFAGGVAVICPPGFALAVAVLVAVALAARSFAVGARVAVFGVPVLQLLFLPAELVAGTGALMCLIGLRFGQAALSGRRE
- a CDS encoding glycosyltransferase, with protein sequence MRGGLVTGAQVVAAGVVLARLSRGRRRLPPLRTTTAGNGAAGHTGQGGGISVVVPARNEAARIGPCLRAALADPAVMEVIVVDDRSTDGTAALAAGLGAAVVRGEPLPPGWVGKQWALRQGVAAARGDVVVTLDADTRPEPGLFGALARALDEHDLVSAAPRFACDGPLEQALHASMLATLVYRFGPVGPATPPPPHRILANGQCLAFRRTAMTEIDGFAAVRGHMTDDVALARFLAGRGWRVGFLDGGALLEVDMHDSTPELWREWGRSLPLADVTGAGWRAADLAVIWLTAALPVLRLAAGRPTKLDAALLAVRLLLTGALRGSYRRPGVGLLLSPLLDPAAAVRLTQATLRPVREWRGRTYPAHAQPARTQPARTQPGRTYPAHAQSGGAGFTPGGPTARPARSAGR
- a CDS encoding phytoene desaturase family protein, which produces MAEVIVIGGGVGGMASALLLARRGHRVRLYEQLPRLGGKLAEHRRDGFTFSMGPSLLTMPAIFRELGLEREMIEPAELCRYRFADGSVLTAHRDPDLMAAEVERLTPGEGAAWRAFHAWAEGCLRAAGRTFFAGPLGRPPREARPRDLLAVAPARTLDGLARRFFRDPRLRQYVGRYATYAGSSPYRAPAALACVPALEHGQGGWYVPGGLPRLAEDLAALLKEAGVDVHLSAPVEAVTTSSGRVTGVRLAGGGCERADVVVANVDAAALYGRLLPDRRRFRRLARLGPSSSAFLLMAGVEGRTPGLAHHTVIFSGDYEREFADIFDRREPPADPTVYVGCSAVDDPGQAPAGAENLTMLVNVPARDPGRWRVGVDAYRDLVLERLAGRGLDLAGRLRFVDVMTPADLRDRYGAWAGAIYGSAYRGRLAPFLRPGNRGPERGLYVVGGTAHPGGGLPMVTLGAHIVTDLVGHDFPHPRTTSQGGGTGR